The Patescibacteria group bacterium genome segment CATTATTTAACTTGGCATTCCACCAAAACATTCTTTCTTTAAAGTCTTGATTAACTTCATTTGTATACGAAAGAACCATAAAACTATTTTGCTTCAATCGTCTTAATTTCCACAGGAGTGAGAGTGTAGAGTTTATATACCCGCTGATCTATTTCATTTTCCAGTCTTTCAACTTCGGCTTTGAGTGCATGCCATTTGTCAGTGTTTGCCGAAGTCTTGTTTAGTTCAGCATTACGAGCCGCAACCGTATCAACGAGGTATGCAATTTTGCTCTGTTCGCTTTCGCCGACCTTGAGCAACGGAATGTCCATCAACGGTTCTTTATCAATTTGTAACTGCTCGCCCTGTTTTTTGCCTTTATGCTTGAGCCAGAAGTAGGCAAGATTTGAGTTTAGTATGCCCGTCAAGTATTTCAGGTTGATGTTTTCAAGCTTCAAGATAAGGAACGCTCGCGTAACATAGCAAGGAAAATCAACATAGGTGAATGCCGGATGCATTGTTTTTCGCAACAAGAAAATCGCTTGTCCTTTGAAAAACTTTTCTTCGCGCGGACGATGTAAGCCATAAGGAGCAAACGCCGAAGTTAGGATTTTCTTGAAGCGATCAAGGTGATTTTTGAGATTTGGAAACTCACCAATATGTTCCCTGAAATACTTGTCGGCGTAAATGATTTTGTACTGGCTTTCTCTGTCGCTTAAATACCTGTTTATCTGTGAAGTGCCGTAGTAAGGTTTTAGGTACTCACGCTCTTTTTCGTTGAGGTTCATTCCGGCAATCACCGAGTTCCCCAAGACGAACACCCCATCTCCTTTCTTGATGGTGTCGTCTTTCAATTTCGCCAAATGTGATTCCGAGACGAAATCTTGCAAGACATCTATCCCGTTTCCAATATCGTCCTTTGATAGTTTGAAGTTGCCCACTTTCTCTATCTTTTCCAAGACCTCGGAAACTGTGTCGTTTGAAAAACTGATGGATTTCCCGCCAGCGTTTACCGATTTTATAGCCGCTTCGTAAACAACTGAGTTTTCAACCTTTTTTTGCAAACCAGAGGACAGAAGTGTGGCAACTTCTTCACTTGTCGTATTCTTGCCCGTGATCTTTGCATATTGAACCTTATATGATTTTCGCGGCTTTCTCTTTTGGAAAACGAAAATCATTGTTTGAATGCTCGCGTCTTTGAAAACTCGGAAGTCATTGAAATCAACAAACTTGATGATTTCGCCGCTACTCAAAATCTTCTCGCGGAAAATACTTGCTCCGGCACTTCCGAGCCAACTTGAAGGTGCGATAAAGCTGAAATATCCGCCATCTTTGAGTTGGTCAATGGCGCGGGCGGCGAAAAGCGTCCAGATGTCCATTTTGCCCTGGTAGTAGGGACTTTCGTGCAAACCATTGAACGCGGCACGATTGGTGTCTTCCTTAATGTACGGTGGGTTGCCAATAATGACATCGAAGCCGCCCTGCTCGGCAACTCCCGCAAACTCTTTTTCAATATCAAACGGCTTCTGTTCCAACTCACCTTCAGCGAGAAGCGAGTTTCCGACGCGAAGGTTATTTTGAAGCACTGGCAGTTTCGTCCTTTGTTGTAAAACTTTCAGAAGAAGGTTGAGCTGGGCGATTTCTACAGCTTGTCCGTCCAAATCGATACCATAGATGTTGTCTTTCAAAATATCAAACTTGGTGAACAGCGAGCGTTTGTCTACACTTCCCAAAATCGTGTCGTAGGCGACGGTCAGGAACGAGCCAGAACCGCACGCGGGGTCTAGGACTTTGACTTTGTGCATGTCTTTTGGTTTTGTCTTTTTCAATACTTCGCCGAGCGTTTCGCGGACGATAAACTCCACGATGTATTTCGGCGTGTAGTAAATACCTTGTGATTTGCGCTTTGATTTTACTTTCTCCTCGCCCTTGCGGACTTGGACGAAAGAAAGATATTGCTCGTAGATGCCGCCGAGCACGTCGGCGGAGATAGCGGAAAAATCGTAGCGATAGCCATCTTTTGTTTCGTACAGTCCTTTTAAGATTTCGGCGAAAACTTTGTCGTCAGCTTCCCATTCTTCGCAGTAGTGGAGAGCAAACAGTTTTGAATTGTAGTGTTCGTCAAACCAACGGAAGCCCCGTATCATTCGCTTCCAGATATTCGTGCGCTTCGTCTCGTATTCGCGCAACAACGCTTGCAAAATAACTTGCTCAATTTTGCGATCTTCGGCAGTGCGGATGAAAATGAGGCGATCAAGAATACGCTGGACGCCCTCGTCTATTTCGTCAGTGGAAAGGTTGTTGCGCTTTTTGAACTCGGCAGAAAGCGCCACCCGCCAACTCATCAAATCCTCAAACAGTTTTTCGCCGACTTGCTTGCGCTTAGTGAGTTTGCCCCATTTTTCGGCTTCCTTATCCAAGAGCCGCTGTTCAAAACTCTCTTTTGAGAGAAGCCAAAGCTGATCAAAGCGGTCTAGGAACTCGTGGACGCCGATTTCAATGAACAGGTTGCGCGATACATCTTTCGGCGAGATTTCGGCGTTGAAAATCTTGATGGTCTCAAAGTCGGTGAGTATTGCCCACGTCGCGCTTTTGTTCCAAGCATAATTTATTGCCTGTTCCGCCCATTTCCACTCGTCCAAATCAACTTTCATCGCTTTTGCTTCAAGGAAAAATGTTGGGATACCACTCAAACGGAACGCGAGATCCACTCTGCCACCGGATACGTTCTCCTCAGTAGTAACTTCGCCGTCATTGGTGAGGTTACGCATATCCCAACCCAAAAACTCGAACAGCGGCTCTATGAACTCATTGCGAGTCTGTGCCTCGTTGTACGATTTGATTTTGCCATCCTGCAAGACGCGCTGATATTTCTCAACGAGTTTTTGTATTGATTGTTTTGCGTCTTGCTTGTTCATAACCTATTTTAGTTCAAATTTTGGGAACTTCTAATTACAGGGCGGCTCTTTCACTTTGATAGTACCATCTGGCATTTTTATATAACAGTAATCGTTAACGAACTGCTGAAATCTAGCTGTATTACCCGATAACTCCTCAATCTTCCCTATCCTTGCTTTCATAGTATCAATTTCTGCACTTTGTGCTTTGATATCGGTTAAGTCAACGTGGATATTATTTCCGATAATGGCGATTACTACTGCAATAATGACACCTATGCCTGTTACTACAACTTGTCCTAATTGAATTTTTTGATCTCGAGTCCATGACTGTTTCGTAGTCTTTGCCTCATCCATAAACAAACTTTAATTTCCTTAATAATAGTGACTTTTTTAAAAACAAAAACCCGAACAGACGCATATACATCCCCTCGGGTCTTTGTTCAAACTAAGCTTTGAGCGTGATCGGAGGAAATATGTAAGGTTGCGTAAAAAAATTTGCGTAACCCCCGATAATTTTGTGCTGCGTCCGTATTCAGTTTTTGCTTCTGTAGTCTATTATAGCAGATTTATACTCCTACTGCAAGAAACCCGAGCTATCTTTTTTACTTCTTTTTATTCTCCCCGTGCCTAAAGCAATGATCGCTACCCTCACGCGCGGGGACGATACATTTTTTGCCTTTGGTGTTTATGGCCTTGCAGATCTTCTTTGGCATATATCACCTATTCAACCATGTTATGGTCAATTGCAACACTGTCGCAAACGAAACCCATAAAACATACGGGATATTGGCGAGGGCGATCCACTTGGCATACGGCCAAATAGCCACCAGTGCCCAGACGAGCGTGCCAAGCACCAATATAATATCTATCGAAGCCAACAGATTATTCTTGAGCCCGAACTGGATCGGCGTAAAGATAAAATTAAACGCAAGATTGAGCGCAAACGGTAGCGCTACCATCCACGAAATCTTGCCGGTAAACGCTTTGTAAAACACCGCACCAAAAGTAACCGCAATGATCGCATAGAGCGCGCTCCATACGGGGCCAAACAGCCAGCTTGGCGGCGCCCACGATGGCCTGATCAATGTCTGATACCAGCTATATGCTTCATTCATAACCTAAAAATCGCACTTTTGGTGCGATTTTTCAAGGGTAAAAACCTACCTTGACTTTTGGCGAATATTTGATAGGATCTGTGTATTACGACGAAAGGGGCTCCAAACGGTTAACTGCCTAAGGAGCCCTTTTCTTTTCTCTCGATTTTGCTCCGTACTCCGGAGGAGTTTAGAGCATCAAAATATACTGCTCCGATTTTCTTGTACAAAGAAGAAGCCCTACTACGATCAGGAAACAAGATTTTTGCAAACTTATTTTCTTCAATCAAAAAATCGACGAGGGGCTTGTAGTCACCGTCACCTGATATCAGAACGATCTTGCCGAAATCTTCATGCTTGTACATCTTTTTCATTATGTTAAAAATGATGTCTGAGTCTACATTGCCCTTCTTTTTTCCTATCATCGCCGGGTTGTGCTCGCGAAATATCAATATGAATCCGGCTTTTTGGATTTCCTCATAGAGATCTTGATTTGCCTCTTGCACATAACCTAGAAAATAATACGCTTCGCCGACGCTATATTTTTGCTCAAGATATACACGAAAGCGCGCCAAATCAACCCTCCATGGATCAATCTCCCGCTTTGCGGTACCCATGTAAAGATTTTGGCCGTCTATATACGCAAGGTTGTTTCTTGCTTGCTTCGCCATCCTCTGTAAAAATTATTTCTTCTCTTCTTTGCTGTAGTCGTACCAGACTACTTCAATATTGTGCCCGTCAGCATCGTGTACAAACGCGGCGTAGTAACCGGGCCAGTATTCGGTGCGGTATCCGGGGGCGCCGTTGTCTGCCGCACCCGCGGCCAGTGCTACTTTGTAAAACTCATCTACCTGCTCTTTATTTTTTGCCTCAAAGGCAACGTGTAGTGGGACCACGCCCTTGGGGTTCTTCCCTATCCAAAAGCTGGTATGCCCGCCCTCTATGAAGCCTGCGGCCTCGCCGTATTCCATATTGTTCTCGTAGCCGAGTGGTGCGAGTGCTTTGATATAAAACTCTTTTGCTTTTTTGTAGTCGCTCACGGGGAGCCCTGTATGTGCAATCATGCAAAAATTATAACATATTTAAACTTATAAAAAGAAAAAAGCCAGCCTGATAATGGACTGGCTTTGACATGCGTTACGCCGGATGTGCTTTCTGTAGGC includes the following:
- a CDS encoding N-6 DNA methylase, coding for MQDGKIKSYNEAQTRNEFIEPLFEFLGWDMRNLTNDGEVTTEENVSGGRVDLAFRLSGIPTFFLEAKAMKVDLDEWKWAEQAINYAWNKSATWAILTDFETIKIFNAEISPKDVSRNLFIEIGVHEFLDRFDQLWLLSKESFEQRLLDKEAEKWGKLTKRKQVGEKLFEDLMSWRVALSAEFKKRNNLSTDEIDEGVQRILDRLIFIRTAEDRKIEQVILQALLREYETKRTNIWKRMIRGFRWFDEHYNSKLFALHYCEEWEADDKVFAEILKGLYETKDGYRYDFSAISADVLGGIYEQYLSFVQVRKGEEKVKSKRKSQGIYYTPKYIVEFIVRETLGEVLKKTKPKDMHKVKVLDPACGSGSFLTVAYDTILGSVDKRSLFTKFDILKDNIYGIDLDGQAVEIAQLNLLLKVLQQRTKLPVLQNNLRVGNSLLAEGELEQKPFDIEKEFAGVAEQGGFDVIIGNPPYIKEDTNRAAFNGLHESPYYQGKMDIWTLFAARAIDQLKDGGYFSFIAPSSWLGSAGASIFREKILSSGEIIKFVDFNDFRVFKDASIQTMIFVFQKRKPRKSYKVQYAKITGKNTTSEEVATLLSSGLQKKVENSVVYEAAIKSVNAGGKSISFSNDTVSEVLEKIEKVGNFKLSKDDIGNGIDVLQDFVSESHLAKLKDDTIKKGDGVFVLGNSVIAGMNLNEKEREYLKPYYGTSQINRYLSDRESQYKIIYADKYFREHIGEFPNLKNHLDRFKKILTSAFAPYGLHRPREEKFFKGQAIFLLRKTMHPAFTYVDFPCYVTRAFLILKLENINLKYLTGILNSNLAYFWLKHKGKKQGEQLQIDKEPLMDIPLLKVGESEQSKIAYLVDTVAARNAELNKTSANTDKWHALKAEVERLENEIDQRVYKLYTLTPVEIKTIEAK
- a CDS encoding TspO/MBR family protein is translated as MNEAYSWYQTLIRPSWAPPSWLFGPVWSALYAIIAVTFGAVFYKAFTGKISWMVALPFALNLAFNFIFTPIQFGLKNNLLASIDIILVLGTLVWALVAIWPYAKWIALANIPYVLWVSFATVLQLTITWLNR
- a CDS encoding NYN domain-containing protein, translated to MAKQARNNLAYIDGQNLYMGTAKREIDPWRVDLARFRVYLEQKYSVGEAYYFLGYVQEANQDLYEEIQKAGFILIFREHNPAMIGKKKGNVDSDIIFNIMKKMYKHEDFGKIVLISGDGDYKPLVDFLIEENKFAKILFPDRSRASSLYKKIGAVYFDALNSSGVRSKIERKEKGSLGS
- a CDS encoding VOC family protein, with the protein product MIAHTGLPVSDYKKAKEFYIKALAPLGYENNMEYGEAAGFIEGGHTSFWIGKNPKGVVPLHVAFEAKNKEQVDEFYKVALAAGAADNGAPGYRTEYWPGYYAAFVHDADGHNIEVVWYDYSKEEKK